The Sphingobium sp. JS3065 genome includes a region encoding these proteins:
- the pal gene encoding peptidoglycan-associated lipoprotein Pal, which produces MKLSRTLLVATAIVALAACSKKAPKELPPPPADTSTQTTAPATPSGPVKGSQEDFVASVSSDRILFDTDQYDVDAQDQQILQSQAAWLQQNPNVRVTIEGHADERGTRDYNIALGERRANAAKNYLASLGIDAGRITTVSYGKERPAALGSDEAAWAQNRRAVTVTVQY; this is translated from the coding sequence ATGAAACTTTCCCGTACCCTGCTGGTGGCGACCGCCATCGTCGCTCTCGCCGCTTGCTCCAAAAAGGCGCCGAAGGAACTGCCGCCTCCGCCCGCCGACACCTCCACCCAGACCACCGCTCCCGCCACGCCGTCCGGCCCGGTCAAGGGCAGCCAGGAAGATTTCGTCGCGTCGGTATCGTCGGACCGCATCCTGTTCGACACCGACCAATATGATGTCGACGCGCAGGACCAGCAGATCCTGCAGAGCCAGGCCGCCTGGTTGCAGCAGAACCCCAATGTCCGCGTGACCATAGAGGGCCATGCCGACGAGCGCGGCACCCGCGACTATAATATCGCGCTGGGCGAGCGCCGGGCCAATGCGGCGAAGAATTACCTCGCCTCGCTGGGGATCGACGCGGGCCGCATCACTACCGTCAGCTATGGCAAGGAACGCCCGGCCGCGCTGGGTTCGGACGAGGCCGCCTGGGCGCAGAACCGCCGCGCGGTGACGGTCACCGTCCAATATTGA
- a CDS encoding M16 family metallopeptidase, with translation MTFSPFSRRFALMLGLSSLALLPPMQAVAAPASQAASAPAPLSSLVAAVDIPYEEFTLKNGLRVIVHTDRKAPVVGVSIWYHVGSRFEPAGKTGFAHLFEHLMFYGSENADGPFFGRLEDIGATDWNGTTWFDRTNYFETVPTGALDRALFLESDRMGHLLGAVTQAKLDTQRGVVQNEKRMGENEPYGLVEYAQLAAMLPEGHPYRHSTIGSMADLNAASLADVQTWFKTHYGPNNAVLVLAGDIDAPTAKAKVEKWFGNIPAGPAPQDVDATVPTLGQDVEKVMHDNVAATRLYRNWIVPGVNSDDLTPLNLAMAVFGGLKSSRLDNILVRDEKVAVGVKASIQPFEKLSLAEITVDVKPGQDAAAVGKRLDQLLADYLAKGPTADEVQRAATQQLSGTIGGLEKVGGFSGKAVTLAEGAVYSNDPAKYKKDLAAAAATPQSVSEAARKWLGRPVFRLTVAPGERSAEDNALAGNATHHPAYFRDPKKPAPVAATPPPPTKIAEPGIEPVKDLEFPAVEHATLKNGIPVVFARRATVPVVRVSVSFDAGNAADDKAKLGTAGLTTALLDEGTTTRSSVQIAEEQERLGASISAGNGMDATNVGLYALKPNLDASLGLLADVIRNPAFAPTEVERLRGQVLTRIAAEKTEPMPIAQRLLPPLLYGQAHPYGIPFTGSGTESGVKAVTRADLVAFHGKWLRPDNATIFVTGDTTLADVMPLLEKRFGNWKAPKAAKGTKLFRMDRMMRPSRIILVDKPQSPQSMILAGLLTNKAGTDNPVTLLTANEVLGGSSTSRLIMDLRETKGWAYYAGSALPGVKETIPLLVYAPVQTDKTGESIVAARKDISDFLTAKGTTEAERNQTINSQILSLPGSFETSSDLLGAMMRNRMLGRPDDYYASLPGVYRAMTAADLDKAAREAINPDRLIWVVVGDAKLVKPQLDAVGLPVEMGTLAD, from the coding sequence ATGACCTTCTCCCCTTTTTCCCGCCGGTTCGCCCTGATGCTCGGCCTGTCCTCGCTTGCGCTCCTGCCCCCGATGCAGGCGGTGGCGGCCCCCGCATCCCAGGCGGCCAGCGCGCCCGCGCCGCTTTCCAGCCTGGTGGCGGCGGTGGACATTCCCTATGAGGAATTCACGCTGAAGAACGGCCTGCGCGTCATCGTCCACACCGACCGCAAGGCGCCGGTGGTGGGCGTGTCGATCTGGTATCATGTGGGATCGCGCTTCGAACCGGCGGGCAAGACCGGCTTCGCCCATCTGTTCGAGCATCTGATGTTCTACGGTTCGGAAAATGCCGATGGGCCGTTCTTCGGGCGTCTGGAGGATATCGGCGCGACCGACTGGAACGGCACGACCTGGTTCGACCGCACCAATTATTTCGAGACGGTGCCGACCGGCGCGCTGGACCGGGCGCTGTTCCTGGAATCGGACCGGATGGGGCATCTGCTGGGCGCCGTCACCCAGGCCAAGCTGGATACCCAGCGCGGCGTCGTCCAGAATGAAAAGCGCATGGGCGAAAATGAACCCTATGGCCTGGTCGAATATGCGCAGTTGGCCGCGATGCTGCCGGAGGGGCACCCCTATCGCCACTCGACCATCGGTTCGATGGCGGACCTGAATGCCGCCAGCCTTGCCGACGTGCAGACATGGTTCAAGACCCATTATGGCCCGAACAACGCCGTGCTGGTGCTGGCGGGCGACATCGACGCGCCGACGGCGAAGGCGAAGGTCGAAAAATGGTTCGGCAACATTCCCGCCGGTCCCGCGCCCCAGGATGTGGACGCCACCGTTCCGACGCTTGGCCAGGATGTCGAGAAGGTGATGCACGACAATGTCGCGGCCACGCGGCTTTACCGCAACTGGATCGTGCCGGGGGTGAATTCGGACGATCTGACGCCGCTCAATCTGGCGATGGCGGTGTTCGGCGGGCTCAAATCCTCGCGGCTCGACAATATATTGGTGCGCGACGAGAAGGTGGCGGTCGGCGTCAAGGCCAGCATCCAGCCCTTCGAGAAGCTCTCGCTCGCGGAGATTACCGTGGATGTGAAGCCGGGGCAGGATGCGGCGGCGGTGGGCAAGCGGCTCGACCAGCTTCTGGCCGATTATCTCGCCAAGGGGCCGACCGCCGACGAGGTGCAGCGCGCCGCCACGCAGCAGCTTTCCGGGACCATCGGCGGGCTGGAGAAGGTCGGCGGTTTCAGCGGCAAGGCGGTGACGCTGGCCGAGGGGGCGGTCTATTCCAACGATCCGGCCAAATATAAGAAGGATTTGGCCGCCGCCGCCGCCACGCCGCAATCGGTGAGCGAGGCGGCGCGCAAATGGCTGGGAAGGCCGGTATTCCGCCTGACCGTGGCGCCGGGCGAGCGCTCGGCGGAGGATAATGCGCTGGCGGGCAATGCCACCCATCATCCCGCTTATTTCCGCGATCCCAAGAAGCCCGCGCCGGTGGCCGCGACCCCGCCGCCGCCCACGAAGATCGCGGAACCGGGGATCGAGCCGGTCAAGGATCTGGAATTCCCGGCGGTCGAGCATGCGACCTTGAAGAACGGAATTCCGGTCGTCTTCGCGCGCCGCGCCACGGTGCCGGTGGTGCGGGTATCCGTATCCTTCGACGCGGGCAACGCCGCCGACGACAAGGCGAAGCTGGGCACGGCGGGGCTGACCACGGCGCTGCTGGACGAAGGCACGACGACGCGCAGTTCGGTGCAGATCGCGGAGGAACAGGAGCGGCTGGGCGCCTCGATCAGCGCGGGCAATGGCATGGACGCCACCAATGTCGGCCTCTATGCGCTGAAGCCCAATCTGGATGCTTCGCTGGGCCTGCTGGCGGACGTGATCCGCAACCCGGCCTTCGCGCCGACCGAGGTGGAACGCCTGCGCGGGCAGGTTCTGACCCGGATCGCGGCGGAAAAGACCGAACCCATGCCGATCGCGCAGCGCCTGCTGCCGCCGCTGCTTTACGGGCAGGCGCACCCCTATGGCATCCCCTTCACCGGCTCCGGCACGGAAAGCGGGGTCAAGGCGGTGACACGGGCCGATCTGGTCGCCTTCCATGGCAAATGGCTGCGGCCCGACAATGCGACCATCTTCGTGACCGGCGATACCACGCTGGCCGACGTGATGCCGCTGCTGGAAAAGCGCTTCGGCAACTGGAAAGCGCCCAAGGCCGCCAAAGGGACCAAGCTGTTCCGCATGGACCGCATGATGCGCCCCTCGCGCATCATCCTGGTCGACAAGCCGCAAAGCCCGCAGTCGATGATCCTGGCCGGGCTGCTCACCAACAAGGCGGGCACCGACAATCCGGTGACGCTGCTGACCGCGAATGAAGTGCTGGGCGGCAGTTCGACGTCCCGCCTGATCATGGACCTGCGCGAGACCAAGGGTTGGGCCTATTATGCGGGCAGCGCGCTTCCCGGCGTCAAGGAGACGATCCCGCTGCTCGTCTATGCCCCGGTGCAGACCGACAAGACCGGCGAATCCATCGTCGCCGCCCGCAAGGACATCAGCGATTTCCTGACCGCCAAGGGCACGACCGAGGCGGAGCGGAACCAGACGATCAACAGCCAGATCTTGTCGCTGCCGGGCAGCTTCGAAACCTCGTCCGACCTGCTGGGCGCGATGATGCGGAACCGGATGCTGGGGCGGCCGGACGATTATTATGCCAGCCTGCCGGGCGTCTATCGCGCGATGACGGCGGCCGACCTCGACAAGGCGGCGCGGGAGGCGATCAATCCCGACCGGCTGATCTGGGTCGTGGTGGGCGACGCGAAATTGGTGAAGCCGCAGCTTGACGCGGTCGGCCTTCCGGTAGAAATGGGCACATTGGCGGATTGA
- a CDS encoding M28 family metallopeptidase produces the protein MRLRSFALASTLVLALAASGPASADTVPAITGEGIRADIGFLADDLLEGRDAGTRGYDVAARYVAARFETLGLKQAVPDSWYQPMTLAVARLDKGAAPSVSIGGRRFANGDDVAVGAFGREPKQSIEAQAVFVGYGLKSDREKINDYAGLDLKGKFAVALSGSPLGMPSEIGAHLAAEKSLAAQQAGAIGLITIPSATMLARTPWEKLRDRAQHPTVSWIGKDGQPYVRTPAIRGTATVTGTAADALLAGSGKTIAAIRAQAEKKGARPRGFALKPGIRIDRASTVETAPSRNVLAVLPGSDPALAHEYVLLMAHLDHLGVKEDGKGPDKVYNGAMDNASGVATMLAVAKAFAESGERPKRSILFAAVTAEEDGLLGSQYLARNPVLPAGGKLVGVVNLDMPILTYDFRDVIAFGAEHSTLGPIVEKAARSEGISLSPDPLPAEGLFTRSDHYRFVQEGVPAVFLMTGFAGPGKEAFEHFLKTDYHQLSDQMSLPFRWEAAAKFAKVNYAIAREIADEPEAPRWYKGDFFGDAFAPNAPKAVKP, from the coding sequence ATGCGCCTTCGCTCCTTCGCCCTTGCCTCCACCCTCGTCCTTGCACTCGCCGCATCTGGCCCGGCTTCCGCCGATACCGTCCCCGCCATCACCGGGGAGGGCATTCGCGCCGACATCGGCTTCCTGGCCGACGACCTGCTGGAGGGGCGCGACGCGGGCACGCGCGGCTATGACGTCGCCGCCCGCTATGTCGCCGCCCGGTTCGAGACTCTGGGGCTGAAACAGGCCGTGCCGGATAGCTGGTATCAGCCCATGACGCTCGCCGTGGCGCGGCTCGACAAAGGCGCCGCTCCGTCGGTCAGCATCGGCGGCAGGCGGTTCGCCAACGGGGACGATGTCGCAGTCGGCGCCTTCGGCCGCGAGCCGAAGCAGAGCATCGAAGCGCAGGCGGTGTTCGTGGGCTATGGCCTGAAATCCGACCGCGAGAAGATCAACGACTATGCCGGTCTCGACCTCAAGGGCAAGTTCGCGGTGGCGCTGTCCGGTTCGCCGCTCGGCATGCCGAGCGAGATCGGCGCGCATCTGGCCGCCGAAAAGTCGCTGGCCGCGCAACAGGCGGGCGCCATCGGCCTGATCACCATTCCCAGCGCCACGATGCTGGCCCGCACCCCCTGGGAAAAGCTGCGCGACCGGGCGCAGCATCCGACGGTAAGCTGGATCGGCAAGGACGGTCAGCCCTATGTCCGCACGCCCGCCATCCGGGGCACCGCCACCGTGACCGGGACCGCCGCCGACGCGCTGCTGGCCGGATCGGGCAAGACCATCGCCGCGATCCGGGCGCAGGCGGAGAAGAAGGGCGCGCGGCCCAGGGGCTTCGCGCTCAAGCCCGGCATCCGCATCGACCGCGCCAGCACCGTCGAGACCGCGCCCAGCCGCAATGTGCTGGCGGTGCTGCCCGGTTCCGACCCGGCGCTTGCCCATGAATATGTGCTGCTGATGGCGCATCTCGACCATCTGGGAGTCAAGGAAGACGGCAAGGGGCCGGACAAGGTCTATAATGGCGCGATGGACAATGCGTCGGGCGTGGCGACCATGCTGGCGGTGGCGAAGGCCTTTGCGGAAAGCGGGGAGCGGCCGAAACGCTCCATCCTGTTCGCGGCGGTGACGGCGGAGGAGGACGGGCTGCTCGGTTCGCAATATCTCGCCAGGAATCCGGTCCTGCCAGCGGGTGGAAAGCTGGTGGGCGTGGTCAATCTGGACATGCCGATCCTGACCTATGATTTTCGGGACGTGATCGCCTTCGGCGCCGAGCATTCGACCCTTGGGCCGATCGTGGAGAAGGCGGCCAGGTCCGAGGGCATCTCGCTCTCACCCGACCCCTTGCCCGCGGAGGGACTGTTCACCCGGTCCGATCATTATCGCTTCGTGCAGGAGGGGGTGCCGGCGGTGTTCCTGATGACGGGGTTCGCCGGGCCGGGGAAAGAGGCGTTCGAACATTTCCTCAAGACCGACTATCACCAGCTCTCCGACCAGATGAGCCTGCCCTTCCGTTGGGAGGCGGCGGCCAAGTTCGCCAAGGTGAACTACGCCATCGCCCGCGAGATTGCCGATGAGCCGGAGGCGCCGCGCTGGTACAAGGGCGATTTCTTTGGGGATGCCTTTGCGCCGAATGCGCCCAAGGCGGTGAAACCATGA
- the clpB gene encoding ATP-dependent chaperone ClpB, whose translation MNLEKFTDRAKGFLQSAQTVAIRMSHQRISPEHLLKALLEDQQGMASGLIKAAGGDAGVALRETDAALAKVPSVSGSGAQQTPGLDNDAVRLLDSAEQVAAKAGDSFVTVERLLLALTLATTTAAGKALSAAGVKAEALNAAINNLRGGRTADTAGAEDRYDALKKFARDLTEAARAGKLDPVIGRDEEIRRTIQILARRTKNNPVLIGDPGVGKTAIAEGLALRIANGDVPDTLKDRTLMALDMGSLIAGAKYRGEFEERLKGVLDEVKGAEGQIVLFIDEMHTLIGAGKSEGAMDAGNLLKPALARGELHCIGATTLDEYRKYVEKDPALQRRFQPIFVGEPTVEDTISILRGLKEKYELHHGVRITDGAIVSAATLSNRYITDRFLPDKAIDLMDEAASRLRMEVESKPEEIETLDRRIIQLKIEREALKKETDKASQDRLAALEEDLANLEQQSAELTQRWQAEKDKIAGESKLKEQLDAARVELDQAQRAGDLAKAGELAYGRIPELERKLEEAQNVTQGAMLREEVTSEDIASVVSRWTGIPVDRMLEGEREKLLAMEAELAKRVIGQADAVKAVSTAVRRSRAGLQDPNRPLGSFLFLGPTGVGKTELTKALAGFLFDDDSAMVRIDMSEFMEKHSVARLIGAPPGYVGYEEGGVLTEAVRRRPYQVVLFDEVEKAHSDVFNVLLQVLDDGRLTDGQGRTVDFTNTIIVLTSNLGSQFIASLADDEPVEKVEDQVMDIVRAHFRPEFLNRLDEVILFHRLGASHMAPIVDIQVARIGKLLKDRKVTLDLTDGARAWLGRVGYDPVYGARPLKRAVQRYLQDPLADLILRGEVPDGATVRVDEGDGGLKLDLA comes from the coding sequence ATGAACCTCGAAAAATTTACGGACCGCGCCAAGGGCTTTCTCCAGTCGGCGCAGACCGTCGCGATCCGGATGAGCCACCAGCGCATCAGCCCGGAGCATCTGTTGAAAGCGCTGCTGGAGGACCAGCAGGGCATGGCGTCCGGCCTGATCAAGGCGGCGGGCGGCGATGCGGGCGTGGCGCTGCGCGAAACCGATGCGGCGCTGGCCAAGGTGCCGTCCGTTTCCGGCAGCGGCGCGCAGCAGACCCCCGGCCTGGACAATGACGCCGTGCGCCTGCTGGACAGCGCGGAGCAGGTCGCGGCCAAGGCGGGCGACAGCTTCGTCACGGTGGAGCGGCTGCTGTTGGCCCTCACCCTGGCCACCACCACGGCGGCGGGCAAGGCGCTGAGCGCCGCGGGCGTGAAGGCGGAGGCGCTGAACGCCGCGATCAACAATCTGCGCGGGGGCCGGACCGCCGACACGGCGGGCGCGGAAGATCGCTATGACGCGCTCAAGAAATTCGCCCGCGACCTGACCGAAGCGGCGCGCGCGGGCAAGCTGGACCCGGTGATCGGCCGCGACGAGGAAATCCGGCGCACGATCCAGATCCTTGCGCGCCGGACCAAGAACAACCCTGTCCTCATCGGCGATCCCGGCGTCGGCAAGACTGCCATCGCCGAGGGGCTGGCGCTGCGCATCGCCAATGGCGACGTGCCCGACACGCTGAAGGACCGCACGCTGATGGCGCTCGACATGGGGTCGCTGATCGCGGGCGCCAAATATCGCGGCGAGTTCGAGGAGCGGCTGAAAGGCGTGCTGGACGAGGTGAAGGGCGCGGAAGGCCAGATCGTCCTCTTCATCGACGAGATGCACACGCTGATCGGTGCGGGCAAATCCGAAGGGGCGATGGACGCGGGCAACCTGCTGAAGCCTGCGCTGGCGCGGGGCGAGCTGCATTGCATCGGCGCGACCACGCTCGACGAATATCGCAAATATGTGGAGAAAGACCCGGCGCTCCAGCGGCGGTTCCAGCCGATCTTCGTGGGCGAGCCGACGGTGGAGGACACCATCTCCATCCTGCGCGGCCTCAAGGAGAAATATGAACTGCACCATGGCGTGCGGATCACCGATGGCGCGATCGTGTCGGCGGCGACGCTTTCCAACCGCTACATCACCGACCGTTTCCTGCCGGACAAGGCCATCGACCTGATGGATGAGGCCGCCAGCCGCCTGCGCATGGAGGTGGAGTCCAAGCCGGAGGAGATCGAGACGCTCGACCGGCGGATCATCCAGCTCAAGATCGAGCGGGAGGCGTTGAAGAAAGAAACCGACAAGGCTTCGCAGGACCGTCTGGCGGCGCTGGAGGAAGACCTCGCCAATCTGGAGCAGCAGTCGGCCGAACTCACCCAGCGCTGGCAAGCCGAAAAGGACAAGATTGCGGGCGAAAGCAAGCTCAAGGAACAGTTGGACGCGGCGCGGGTCGAACTGGACCAGGCGCAGCGGGCGGGCGATCTCGCCAAGGCGGGGGAACTGGCCTATGGCCGCATCCCCGAACTGGAGCGCAAGCTGGAAGAGGCCCAGAATGTCACGCAGGGCGCGATGCTGCGCGAGGAAGTGACGAGCGAGGACATCGCCTCGGTCGTTTCCCGCTGGACCGGCATCCCTGTCGACAGGATGCTGGAGGGTGAGCGGGAGAAGCTGCTCGCCATGGAGGCGGAACTGGCCAAGCGCGTCATCGGGCAGGCCGATGCGGTGAAGGCCGTGTCGACCGCCGTGCGCCGGTCGCGGGCGGGGTTGCAGGATCCGAACCGGCCTTTGGGGTCGTTCCTGTTCCTCGGCCCAACCGGCGTCGGCAAGACGGAGCTGACCAAGGCGCTGGCCGGATTCCTGTTCGACGACGATAGCGCGATGGTGCGGATCGACATGAGCGAGTTCATGGAGAAGCACTCGGTCGCCCGGCTGATCGGCGCGCCTCCGGGCTATGTCGGCTATGAGGAAGGCGGCGTGCTGACCGAAGCCGTCCGCCGCCGCCCCTATCAGGTCGTCCTGTTCGACGAGGTGGAGAAAGCCCATAGCGACGTGTTCAACGTGCTGCTGCAGGTGCTGGATGACGGTCGCCTGACCGATGGGCAGGGCCGCACGGTGGACTTCACCAACACGATCATCGTGCTGACGTCGAACCTGGGCAGCCAGTTCATCGCCAGCCTGGCCGACGACGAGCCGGTCGAGAAGGTCGAGGACCAGGTGATGGACATCGTGCGGGCGCATTTCCGGCCGGAGTTCCTGAACCGGCTGGACGAGGTGATCCTGTTCCACCGCCTGGGCGCGAGCCATATGGCCCCGATCGTCGACATTCAGGTGGCGCGGATCGGGAAGCTGTTGAAGGATCGCAAGGTGACGCTCGACCTGACAGACGGCGCGCGGGCGTGGCTGGGCAGAGTCGGGTACGATCCGGTCTATGGCGCACGGCCGCTGAAACGGGCGGTGCAGCGTTATTTGCAGGACCCGTTGGCGGATTTGATCCTGCGCGGGGAGGTGCCGGATGGGGCGACGGTGCGGGTTGATGAGGGGGATGGGGGGTTGAAGCTGGACCTGGCTTAG
- a CDS encoding TonB-dependent receptor gives MKTITKIGLRGGAALQALTLVGAGLAAFSAPAFAQDAPPADDDSVIIVTGSRIVRPDLEASSPVTTLSQEQFKQSNSPTVEKLLAQNPQFVPAIASTVNNGNPGVATVDLRGLGDNRTLVLVNGKRQVSYDSQGTVDVNAIPVALIKRVDVLTGGASAVYGSDAVAGVVNFILNDRFTGLQADASTQITQSGDGQVYDLSLTGGLEFGGGRGNIVLSGGYTKREVVYQGQRSFANPARFSDDLSPGGSSTSVPTVIDNTFDDSNTNYYQIGANNDFVPYYQPYNYAPPNYLVVPQERYTATALLRYELTDGIEFFGRGNYLSSKVNSQSAPTGTFGYTFDIAPDNAFLTAQQRDLLFNSPLSQINADGTTTIGIRRRIVESGGRTTTYDNEAWQFVGGFRGQVSEMNWEVFAQYSESKRDIAYLNDITYARTAQALDAVMGPNGIQCRDTSNGCQPLNLFTTTPISGSVLDFILTSGRQKDKTTQFVAGGSLSGDIGGLVSPWAENPVAFAVGAEYRRESARTDVDAAYASGDLIGYGQGFNLAPYHFDTKEIYGELRVPLVTDRPFFNSLSLELGYRYSDYSTVGGVHAYKAGGDWSPVEGIRFRGLYQRAVRAPNIYELTAPPVSTIDNLAIDPCAEGAPVGNATLTALCLGTGAPGSTYSVANIPEPVAGQINAFSGGNLNLKAEKSDTYTLGVVLTPGQVPGLSVSVDWFDITISNAIDALGGSPQNVVNGCYLVAQDLNSAYCQAITRNALTGSLSGNITYGVDQAYANSAFIQTKGIDVGVNYDHRVGAGQISFTLNGTWLDTYAKQGATFAPVTECAGRFGFACNLAPIPKWKHVAAMTYSNGGVTLMGRWRYFGKVKQDVGTDILVSSIKAQNYFDATLSFNIEKSFTFRVGAENLFNKRPPIVGSEAGSTTHNAANTFPTVYDVLGRQFFAGITAKF, from the coding sequence GTGAAGACCATAACCAAGATCGGGCTGCGCGGTGGCGCGGCTCTTCAGGCGTTGACTCTCGTCGGCGCCGGCCTCGCGGCTTTCTCCGCACCCGCTTTCGCACAGGACGCGCCCCCTGCCGATGATGACAGCGTCATTATCGTGACTGGCTCGCGTATTGTGCGGCCTGATCTGGAAGCATCCAGCCCAGTCACTACTTTGAGCCAGGAACAGTTCAAGCAGAGCAACTCGCCCACTGTCGAAAAGCTGCTCGCGCAAAATCCACAATTTGTTCCTGCCATCGCCTCCACCGTCAACAACGGCAACCCCGGCGTGGCTACCGTCGACCTGCGCGGTTTGGGTGACAATCGCACGCTCGTGTTGGTGAACGGCAAGCGACAGGTTTCATATGATTCGCAGGGCACTGTCGATGTCAACGCGATCCCTGTCGCACTGATCAAGCGGGTTGACGTACTGACCGGCGGTGCTTCGGCCGTCTATGGATCGGATGCCGTCGCCGGCGTGGTCAACTTCATCCTCAACGATCGCTTCACTGGCCTTCAGGCGGATGCCTCGACCCAGATCACGCAAAGCGGTGATGGCCAAGTCTATGATTTGTCATTGACCGGGGGGTTGGAATTCGGCGGCGGTCGCGGCAACATCGTCCTGTCGGGTGGCTATACCAAGCGTGAAGTTGTCTATCAGGGCCAGCGGTCCTTCGCCAACCCGGCGCGCTTTTCCGACGACCTTTCGCCTGGCGGCAGTTCGACGTCCGTGCCGACTGTAATCGACAATACGTTCGACGATAGCAATACGAATTATTACCAGATCGGCGCGAATAATGATTTCGTCCCATATTACCAACCCTATAATTACGCGCCGCCCAATTATCTGGTCGTCCCGCAGGAGCGCTACACTGCAACTGCGCTGCTCCGCTATGAACTGACGGATGGGATCGAATTTTTCGGCCGCGGCAATTATCTGAGTTCCAAGGTGAACAGCCAGTCGGCGCCTACCGGAACCTTCGGCTATACTTTCGATATCGCTCCCGACAATGCGTTCCTGACCGCTCAGCAGCGTGATCTGCTGTTCAACAGCCCATTGTCCCAGATCAATGCGGACGGCACGACGACCATCGGCATACGTCGGCGCATCGTCGAAAGCGGCGGCCGCACAACGACCTATGACAATGAAGCGTGGCAGTTCGTTGGCGGATTCCGCGGACAGGTCAGCGAGATGAATTGGGAAGTGTTTGCCCAGTACAGCGAGTCCAAGCGCGATATTGCCTATCTTAACGACATCACCTATGCGCGCACCGCGCAGGCACTGGATGCCGTGATGGGCCCCAACGGCATTCAGTGCCGTGACACGTCGAACGGCTGTCAGCCGCTCAATCTTTTCACGACCACCCCGATTTCGGGTAGCGTGCTGGATTTTATCCTGACGAGCGGTCGGCAGAAGGACAAGACCACCCAGTTCGTCGCCGGGGGCTCTCTGTCGGGTGATATTGGCGGTCTCGTCAGTCCTTGGGCCGAAAACCCGGTCGCCTTCGCGGTTGGCGCGGAATATCGGCGTGAAAGCGCGCGGACGGACGTCGATGCAGCCTATGCTTCAGGCGATCTGATCGGTTACGGTCAGGGTTTCAATCTGGCTCCCTATCATTTCGATACCAAGGAAATTTACGGCGAACTTCGCGTTCCTTTGGTCACGGACCGTCCCTTCTTCAATTCGCTCAGCCTGGAATTGGGCTATCGTTATTCGGACTACTCCACCGTGGGTGGCGTGCATGCCTATAAAGCCGGCGGCGACTGGTCGCCGGTCGAGGGCATTCGTTTCCGCGGCCTGTATCAGCGGGCCGTGCGCGCGCCGAATATCTATGAACTGACCGCGCCGCCAGTCTCTACGATTGACAATCTCGCCATAGATCCCTGTGCTGAAGGGGCTCCGGTCGGCAATGCCACGTTGACGGCGCTTTGCCTGGGCACCGGCGCACCGGGTTCGACCTATTCTGTAGCGAATATTCCGGAACCCGTCGCAGGTCAGATCAACGCTTTCAGCGGCGGCAATCTGAACCTGAAAGCCGAAAAATCGGATACCTATACGCTGGGTGTCGTACTGACCCCCGGCCAGGTGCCGGGTCTTTCGGTGTCGGTCGACTGGTTCGATATTACCATCAGCAATGCCATCGATGCGCTGGGCGGATCGCCGCAGAATGTGGTGAACGGCTGCTATCTCGTGGCTCAAGACCTCAATAGTGCCTATTGTCAGGCGATCACCCGCAATGCGCTGACGGGATCGCTCAGCGGCAACATCACCTATGGTGTCGATCAGGCCTATGCGAATAGCGCTTTCATCCAAACCAAAGGCATTGATGTTGGCGTCAATTATGACCACCGCGTCGGGGCCGGGCAAATCAGCTTCACGCTGAACGGCACATGGCTGGACACATATGCCAAGCAGGGCGCGACCTTCGCGCCGGTGACTGAATGCGCAGGTCGTTTTGGCTTTGCCTGTAACCTTGCTCCCATTCCCAAGTGGAAGCACGTCGCTGCGATGACCTATTCCAACGGCGGCGTGACGCTGATGGGCCGCTGGCGTTATTTCGGCAAGGTAAAGCAGGACGTCGGTACGGACATTCTGGTGTCGAGCATCAAGGCCCAGAACTATTTCGATGCGACCCTGTCTTTCAACATCGAAAAATCGTTCACCTTCCGCGTTGGCGCCGAAAATCTTTTCAACAAGCGTCCCCCGATTGTCGGTTCGGAAGCGGGAAGCACCACGCATAATGCGGCCAATACCTTCCCGACGGTTTATGATGTGCTGGGACGGCAGTTCTTCGCGGGCATCACCGCCAAGTTCTGA